Part of the Bdellovibrionales bacterium genome is shown below.
CGAAGACGCGCTTTGGGCTCTTTTTTCAGGCTTGAGTTTTCATATTAAGTTTCTCAATAATGATTCTCAGAACATCATGACCTCTCTAGAATTGGGAAAGAAACTCAGTTATTTTCTCTTGTCTTCTCTTCCGGATGATTTATTGGCCAAAGACATTCAGTCCGGGCGTATTCAAGATTCTGGGGTTCGAATTCAGCATGTGAGAAGAATACTGTCTAATCCCAATTATCTCAGGCGATTTAGTTTTCAATTTCTCTCGCAGTTTTTGGGATTCAAAGGAACTTATCAGGCGTCAAACGAAAGCAAATTCAATGATATAACTAAAAGGGATATCTATGATTCAGAAGTATTATTTTTTGAACATGTCTTTTCAAATAATCTACCAATTGGAGCTCTGATAGAGTGAGGAGTCGTATTTGCCAATGATTCTATTGCCGACAAATTTAATCTATCAGGGACGAGAGGTCAGACGCTTGTACCGGTCCAATCAAACGAATACACAGGGCTATTGACCCATCCTCTTATTTTTATGAAAACATTCAAAGAGAGTGAAAAAAAGCTCTACGTTGGTCGTGGATCATTAATTCAGCAGCGATTTATATGTCAAAAACTTCCAAACATATCTCAGTCCACGATCGAACAAATCGAGAAAATCGAGCAGGAGCTCAAAGATAAGGGCATTGGATCAGTCCGGGGCATGATTGAGTATCACCGCTCAAATCCTGCTTGTTTGAGCTGTCATCAGTATATAGACGGATTTGGGATTGCGTTGGAGAAATACAACGGCTTTGGGGGCTTTCGCGAGCATTATTCTGACGGCAATGCTGTTGATGCGAGCGGTGAACTCCTTGGGCAAACTTATGTTGATCACCGTGGGATGATGCAAATATTGCGAAATTCACTTGAGTTCAAAAGTTGCTTCGTTAGACAGGTTAATTCTTTCGCTAGTCAGATGGATTTTTATAAGAGCAGTAATTGTTTGGTCGCTGATGTGGTGGCTGGTGCGAGCGAAGAGATGCCCTTGAGAAATCTCATCGAGTCGCTTGTGTCTTCTCCACAGTTTGCAATGAAAAAACAATAATTGATATCGAGGGAGTGGACCTGATGAATAAGATGGGCAGAAGAACTTTCATAAGGGGTATTGGTGCGACGCTGTGGCTTCCTTATTTGGAGTCGATTTCAGTCCTAGGTTCAACAGCTGCATATGGTCAATCTCTTGGAATGAGAAAGAGATTTGTTGCTATGGCTTGGCCGCAAGGAGCCGCAGGAGATAAGGGAAGCAAAGGCAATTGGCACTTCGATGTGGGTGGCTACCTGAGAACTCTTTCTGATATTCGTTCTAATCTGATTATCCCTCGAGGTTTTGGTGGCGGAGATGTTGCCGGAGGATACGATGGTTCAGATACAACACATGGAAATGGATATTCTATGTTGACCACTGGCTATTCTATCCGGAATAAACAGCTTCTTCTCAGCGCGCCACAAAATGCCAGGTCAATAGATCAATTGATAGCTGATAAAGTCAGGGCAGATAATTCTGGTGTTCCACTGCATTCTTTGGTTACCGGAGTCACTCTCGAAGACGGAGGTCTGGGCTTTGTGCATGGAGACAGTGGGAAAACGATTAGCTGGGCAAGTTCTACGAAACCTATTCTTCCTATAGTGAATATGAGGGCTATGTTTGATAAGATCTTCATCATCAGTAGCGAAGCAGCGGCTAACAGCCAGAAAGAAGTCGCTCGTAAAAAAAGCGTGTTGGATTTTGTAAAAAGTGATTTAAGTACGATCAAAGCGTCCGTAAATGCAGGTGACTCTATAAAACTTGATGAGTACCTTACGCAGATTCGTGAAATTGAAAAGTATATTGATAGCAACGTTGCAAAAACCTGTAGCGCACTTGGCAGCTTTGGGTCTGTCACGGCCAACTTGGCTGATATAAATAGTTGCAATATGTTTTTACGAAAATCTATAGATCTACATGTTATCGCGCATCAATGTGATTTGGTTCGAACCAGTACGATTACAATGGACACATCAGTCAGTAATATTGGAAGAGGAGATGCCGATTCTTATCATGTTCACACTGGTGCAGAGTGCGATAATAGATATCACAGCATTATACAAGGCCACGTCGATACGATTGGCTATGCTATTCGAAAATTCAAAGAAGCAGGCCTTCTCGATGAAACGATCATTTATGCGGGGAGTGACTGTGCTTTGGGGCACGTCAACGTCAATACTCCCATTTTGATTGCCGGTAGAGGGGCTGGGTTTAAGTGGGGACAGGAAGTGGGCAGCGTGAACTCTCTTCGGCCGATTTCGGATCTTTTGATCGATATGCTCAAAGCATACGGAATTAATAATCCCAACACGGGAAATGTTATCTCCTGGGATACGGTTAAGGTGGGCTATCCCTATCCTATCACTAGTGAAAAATCAACTCCATCAGGAAATTCGGGCATTCTTTCTTAGAATCGCCTTAAATATCGAAGGGTTCACAGACAAATCTTTCTAACTATCCCAGCGGAAGTTGGAAATTATTTCGTTGCAGGTTGAGAGTGCGCTCTTGAATGATTCGCGGTGGTCTCGACAGGTGAGAATCACTGCGGTCTTGTTTTTCAAAAAAACAACTTGTCTCAGTTGTCTGGAAGTTTGGCGATTGATCATGTCGAGCAAAAAAGCCCGTTGGCTGTTGATACGGATTGGTTTTGAATTGAGAATATCAAAGCCGAAGCGTGGGTAGTCTTTCAACCATTGTTTGACATAATTTTTTAGTGACTGCTTGATTTGGAGGTCGTCGACGCGAATGGTAAGACCTGCTTGAACTCCCTTATGAGTCGTTTTGGAGCGGTAGAGAGCTGCAATGTTAGGATTATCAGGAGGGGAAGCAGAATGAATCCAATCTGTTTTTTCGGCATGGATCGAGAAGCCACGCTCAGAAATAAATTTTCCTATTTGGTTCGAAATAACAAAGGAGCTGGAAGTGACTGGGATGGGTGCCGCCAGAGCGGAACGGCCTATCAAAAAACAAATTAAAAAAAGACATCTGCATCGCCATAGGCTCATATGCTGTAGGATAAATCACTGACCTGAGGTTGGGCAAGTCGAGGGTGGACGAAAATCCATGAGATAAAGCTGTTTTGTTCCTGTCCTGGTGCTTGAAAAGACAATTGATTTGCCGTCAGGACTAAACGCGGGGAGGGAATCGTCTCCAAGGGAGTAGGTTAAGCGTTGTCTGCAAGATCCGTCCCCATTGATTGAATAAAGTTCAAAATTATTTTCATCTTCTGCGTTGGAGGAAAATACAATTTTTTGTCCGTCAGGATGCCACATGGGGGACAAATGGACTCCAGCTCCTTCCGTCAAAGCGAATTCTTCACCCTTCTGTATATCTAAGCTGATGAGTTGAGAAGATTTCATGTCGGGGGCATATCTGACAAAGACAATCCTGTGACCTGAGGGGTGAAACTGCCCTTCCGCTTCAATAAAATTCTGCTTGGAAAGAGTCCGCACCGATTTTCCATCGATACTCATAAGGTGGAGCTTGGCCTGACCACTGCGCAGAGATGTAAACAAAATGCTCGGGTGAGACGGGTGATAGCTGCCCTCAGAATCATATTTTTTTGAGGTTGTAAGACGCTCAATCTGATTTCCAAAATTTGTACTTCGATAGATTTCAAGGGGAGCATTAAACAGGGGAATAAAAGAGCGAGAAGCCAAACTCGACTCCACTGTCTTGGTGGAGTGAGGGGAGCTCAGTTCAGACAAAGATTTTTGAATAAACACGGGGTCTTCTTTGATTTCATCCGTTGTGCTGGCGTAAAGAATGTATTTGCCAGACGAATCAAATCGAGGACTGGCGTTATCTCCATCATGAAAAGTGACGCGTCGTTGACGAGAGAGAGATAAGCTTAATTCATAAACCTGGCTCTGGGAATGACCGATTCGCTTTTTACTGAGAAAAATGATCTTTCTTCCGTCGGGCGAAAAAGATCCATTCCAACTCTCTCCTTCTGTCGTCAATTGCTGTGCGGACGAGGGCTGGTAGCTCGAAGGTGGTCGCGGTTGGCTCTGGTTTGTCTCTGACGGGGACAATTGACCAGAATTCGGAGGGATGACTTGCTGTGAATTTTTTTTTGGCAAGTTTTGGCAAGAAAACAAAATGAAGAAAGTAGAAAGTAAAAACCAAATTCCAGTCTGTTGATATAAGCGCAAAATTTTATCCCCGAATCTCACGATTTCATTTACCAATCTTTATCGGACGCATCGAGCGTTTTTTTAATTAAAGAAGAAGGATTCCATTCGGCTAGCTTTTGAATTGAGACCCATTCTCCATCTGAAGGTCTTGCCATTCCCTTTTGCAATCGAGGTAAGACAAAGATATCGTGGTGGGTGATGCTGTGTCGGAACATGAAGCGCTCTGGTTTGCTATTACGCTTTTTGGCTGGTCCGGGAAAGATCCATTGATTTTTTAAAAATGGGAGCTGTCCTTGGTTGATGACCATTTGTACTTTCTCGTTGGAAACCCAAAGTTTCGGTTGCCAGTACCAAATTTCGCGGGAGCGCTGCGGTCTCTTTCGAGGAAATTTGAGTTGGGTCTCGGATTTGAATGACTTGCACCCGGAAATCAGAGGACAAACGCGGCAAAAGGTCTGGCTTGGGGTGCAGATTGCAGATCCGAGGTCCATTAGCGCTTGGTTCATGTCTCCTGGTGGATGATCCAAAACGACTTTATCAGCCCAGGCCTGGTATTTCTTTCGATCTTGCAGTTTCCACCATTCAAGGTCGGCCGCATGAAATCTGCTGAGGACCCGAATGACGTTGCCATCTACGACTCCCACAGGTTCGCCAAAAGCGATACTACTCACAGCCCGCGCAGTGTATGGTCCAAATCCGGGAAGTTTGAGCAATTCTTGATGAGTTTTTGGAAATCGCCCGAGTTCGACGAGAGTCTGGGCAGCTTGGTGCAAGTTGCGCGCGCGCGAGTAGTAGCCTAGGCCAGCCCAAGCAGCGAGCACTTCAGTTTGTGACGCTCTGGCTAGGAATTCTATGCTGGGAAACAATGTCAGAAATTTCTCATAGTAGGGCAAAACAGCTTCAACGGTCGTTTGCTGCAGCATGGTTTCGCTGAGCCAGATAAGATAAGGGTCAGACGTCTTCCTCCAGGGGAGAGGACGATGGTTCTTCTGATACCAAGTCCAAAGAGAGTGACGATTCCTTTTATCCAATGAAATATTGCCCTGTGTTTCAATCTGTTGTGCAAGTGTTCTTGCTGTCATACGATAGCTTTTGGAATTATTCAAAGGTCTCCGTGATTTGGCAAACGAACTTAATTGTGGGAAAATGAAAAAATGCATTTTCTTAAGAGAATTTTGATTTTTCTTGCTTTCGTGTTATTGATTCGGGGGCTCGCGGCAAAAGAAACTGATAAACACGGGGCCAAATGTAGCACGCGGGCTTTGTCGCGCCTTAATTGTGACCTCTCAAAGGGGACATATAAAGTTTCACTCACATTTGATCGCATTACGATTTCTAATGGGGTTTGGAAAAGCGTCCTAGATCTTCCCATCAAGGAGCCGGGAACTCGTTGGGAGAGGGTTGAGCTTCGTGAGTTGGGGGGGCATTGGTTAGTCGAATTTGAATTTTTGACTTCTGCCAAAGGTGAAGCCGAGATTCAAGATTTGGTTTGGATTGTCTATGAACTAAATGGAGTTGAATGGACCGGAAGGATTCGTGAGGTTGTGCAAAAGCGAAGGCCAAAATTGGAAAAGCAGAATATGCAAAATGATAACAGGGAATCATTTGGACTCGGAAAAACAAAAGATGGTTCCATCGAGTGGTGGGTAGGTCGCCAAAGGGGAGTATTTTAGCTATGGATTTTAAACCGATGAGTGGACGGGAACAACCACGATTCTCTGGAATTAAGACGTTTTTTAGGTTGCCAGTTGTTTCTCCTTCCGAAGATTTTGATGTGGCGATGGTGGGAGTTCCATATGACGGCGGCGTGTCATATAGGCCAGGAAGTCGATTTGCTCCAGCGCGCATTCGGGAGGCGTCCTCATTGGGAAGGGGATTTAATTGGTCTCGGTCGCTCAATGTGTTTGATCGACTGCGCGTTGCTGATGTCGGAGATTGCCCAACCGTGCCCATCGACCAAAAGCAGACCTATCATAAAATTGAAGATTATTTCAGGTCGTTGGTAGGAGGGAATAAGCGATTTATTGCGGTTGGAGGGGATCATTCAATCACATTGCCTCTACTTAGAGTTGTGCGAAGGAGTGCGGGTGAAAAGATAGCTCTGATTCATTTTGATGCTCACTTGGATACTTATCCCGCAGCCTGGGATTGCGAGTACCACCATGGCTCTTTTCTCCGTCACGCTATCGAAGAGGGTCTCATCGATGTGAGCAAATCTTTGCATTTAGGAATTCGAGGCCCATTGGCCGGCGAAAGTGATCTTGGTTTTGTAACAAAGCATAAGATGAATATTGTCACTGTGGACGATATAAGGGGAGTGTCTCTCGATACCTTTTTGGGTCGGCTTCCAGTATTTGACTCATCTCCGACTTATATCAGTTTCGATATTGACTGTTTAGATCCTGCTTATGCCCCGGGGACAGGGACACCAGTGGTGGGTGGGCTGACTACGTATGAAACTCAGCGCATACTTCGGGCGCTAAAAATAAAAAGGCTTGTTGGGGCAGATTTAGTTGAAGTATCTCCGCAATACGATAGTTCTGAAATCACGTCCCTGGCTGGCGTGGACGTACTCTTTGAATGTCTTTGCTTGATGGCTGATCAGACCTAATTCTGTTTGTGAATCCAAAGAATTTGATTTTTCATGATCAATCCATCATCAAGCTGGTTCCAGGTTTTGGCAAAAACTCTTTGGCTTCTTTGGTTAGTGGCCGGGCCGTTTTGGGGTCTATTTTTGGTGCAGAATTTGTCACCAGGGATTTGAGCTCTAATGAATAGTTGTGTTTGAGCGACTTGCCCGATGAAATCATTTTTACGATGCCAATTGGTTTAGCGCTTTCATGGGTCCAGAAATCAACTGTTTGATCGCGGTCGATGATCCGATAGTGAGTGGCTTCTAAAGTTCCGGCAGGCACTGTGATCTTCTCGATCCCAATTTTGGATTGGCGTAATTCATCGGCAGATTCAAACATGAACGTCGAGATTTGAGCGCCGTCAAAGCCTTTTAGATATTCATCAGTCAATATGAATGGGTCTCCCCCAAGTTGAGGCATTAGAACATAGCCTTGTGACAAAGAGAGTTTTTTCCCGTTTGGTTGAACGTGAAAGCGTTGCCACATCTCAATTCCAGTAAAGGACTGATCTTTGAAATAGAATTCAAGGGCAACATCTGACGAAGTACGACCGGCAACAGTTATTGCAATTTGGGCAACTCCTGACGACAGTTTAAGGTCAAAGAGTGATCCTGAGCCAATTTTCAAATCTGGGATTTCAAAGGCGCTAGCTGGTTTAGCCGATAATATAAAGAAAAGGAGCAGAAGGGCGCGTAGTAATTTCATGTGAAATTTTCTATTCCTTCATCATTTTATCAAGCGCAAGATTTCGCTCTTCCATGAGCTTTTTAGCTGCCTCAAGCTCCTTCATGAGGCGCTTGTATTCTTCGGGACTGATCTGTGCTTCCTGTTGTGTTCTGGAGTTCTGGATCGGTGACTCAGCCATTTCAGAAACAGGCTGGTTGCCTAAGTCAGATTTCTTAAGTTGGGCGCTGGCGGAGGTGTTCCAAAATGAGACAAGGCAAATAGCGAGCATTGCGGTGCTCTTGGTTTTTGTGTCTAACTGCCAATAGAAAAATCGAACAAACTTCATTGCGATCGTATTTATCATAATTAATTTGTCGGAAGAAACAGTCCATTTTTTGAGACTCATTATGAGACATCTGTCCAAAGTTTTTAGACAGCTGTTTGAAATCGAGTCAGTCATAATCATGTAACTTCCTGAATTCAAAGTGTTTCAATTTGGCTATCCTGTTGCATTTGGTAGCTAGGGGAACAGGGAGGGATTCATTTTGAGTAAATTAAGTTTAATCAGTTCTTTTAGAAGATTAAGTCTGTCTGTGAACTTATTTTTTATGGCTATATCTGGCTGCGGGAAATTCGATGTAGCGCACCTAAATCTATCCGAAAACGGTTCTCGCGGTACTGTTTTGGCAAGATTTTTTCAAGACCAGAACATCTATGAAAAAGAATTGCCCTTTAGAAATGTCGATGGATACGCTTTTTTTGAAGACGATATTATATTAGGTAGAATAGATAAACTGAGCGTGAAGCCACTTAATTTTGTTCTTCCTTCATCTGCAACGGGAGTTCTTGATTTTGCTGAGTTTAGTGGAATACAGTCCTTCGCCTTTGCCATTGAGGGAGGAAGGCTGTGGACCAAGGGAATTGTACCTTACGTGATTAC
Proteins encoded:
- a CDS encoding DUF1588 domain-containing protein produces the protein MKTFKESEKKLYVGRGSLIQQRFICQKLPNISQSTIEQIEKIEQELKDKGIGSVRGMIEYHRSNPACLSCHQYIDGFGIALEKYNGFGGFREHYSDGNAVDASGELLGQTYVDHRGMMQILRNSLEFKSCFVRQVNSFASQMDFYKSSNCLVADVVAGASEEMPLRNLIESLVSSPQFAMKKQ
- a CDS encoding DUF1552 domain-containing protein — its product is MNKMGRRTFIRGIGATLWLPYLESISVLGSTAAYGQSLGMRKRFVAMAWPQGAAGDKGSKGNWHFDVGGYLRTLSDIRSNLIIPRGFGGGDVAGGYDGSDTTHGNGYSMLTTGYSIRNKQLLLSAPQNARSIDQLIADKVRADNSGVPLHSLVTGVTLEDGGLGFVHGDSGKTISWASSTKPILPIVNMRAMFDKIFIISSEAAANSQKEVARKKSVLDFVKSDLSTIKASVNAGDSIKLDEYLTQIREIEKYIDSNVAKTCSALGSFGSVTANLADINSCNMFLRKSIDLHVIAHQCDLVRTSTITMDTSVSNIGRGDADSYHVHTGAECDNRYHSIIQGHVDTIGYAIRKFKEAGLLDETIIYAGSDCALGHVNVNTPILIAGRGAGFKWGQEVGSVNSLRPISDLLIDMLKAYGINNPNTGNVISWDTVKVGYPYPITSEKSTPSGNSGILS
- a CDS encoding PD40 domain-containing protein — translated: MRLYQQTGIWFLLSTFFILFSCQNLPKKNSQQVIPPNSGQLSPSETNQSQPRPPSSYQPSSAQQLTTEGESWNGSFSPDGRKIIFLSKKRIGHSQSQVYELSLSLSRQRRVTFHDGDNASPRFDSSGKYILYASTTDEIKEDPVFIQKSLSELSSPHSTKTVESSLASRSFIPLFNAPLEIYRSTNFGNQIERLTTSKKYDSEGSYHPSHPSILFTSLRSGQAKLHLMSIDGKSVRTLSKQNFIEAEGQFHPSGHRIVFVRYAPDMKSSQLISLDIQKGEEFALTEGAGVHLSPMWHPDGQKIVFSSNAEDENNFELYSINGDGSCRQRLTYSLGDDSLPAFSPDGKSIVFSSTRTGTKQLYLMDFRPPSTCPTSGQ
- a CDS encoding A/G-specific adenine glycosylase, whose amino-acid sequence is MTARTLAQQIETQGNISLDKRNRHSLWTWYQKNHRPLPWRKTSDPYLIWLSETMLQQTTVEAVLPYYEKFLTLFPSIEFLARASQTEVLAAWAGLGYYSRARNLHQAAQTLVELGRFPKTHQELLKLPGFGPYTARAVSSIAFGEPVGVVDGNVIRVLSRFHAADLEWWKLQDRKKYQAWADKVVLDHPPGDMNQALMDLGSAICTPSQTFCRVCPLISGCKSFKSETQLKFPRKRPQRSREIWYWQPKLWVSNEKVQMVINQGQLPFLKNQWIFPGPAKKRNSKPERFMFRHSITHHDIFVLPRLQKGMARPSDGEWVSIQKLAEWNPSSLIKKTLDASDKDW
- the speB gene encoding agmatinase — its product is MDFKPMSGREQPRFSGIKTFFRLPVVSPSEDFDVAMVGVPYDGGVSYRPGSRFAPARIREASSLGRGFNWSRSLNVFDRLRVADVGDCPTVPIDQKQTYHKIEDYFRSLVGGNKRFIAVGGDHSITLPLLRVVRRSAGEKIALIHFDAHLDTYPAAWDCEYHHGSFLRHAIEEGLIDVSKSLHLGIRGPLAGESDLGFVTKHKMNIVTVDDIRGVSLDTFLGRLPVFDSSPTYISFDIDCLDPAYAPGTGTPVVGGLTTYETQRILRALKIKRLVGADLVEVSPQYDSSEITSLAGVDVLFECLCLMADQT